The region ACTGGTGAATTAAATGCAAAACTTGGACTATgtgcaatttctccaatcacacgtGCAGAAGCCAATAACATTTTCAAGACTGTCACatggtcttggtggctttcctcactagtctctgGACAAAGTTTATTTCTATTAATTCATGATgttgagattacttttcactgagaGTTTAAAGGATATGATTTCAGTGTCCAGTCACTGGAGAACAAACTGGATGATCTCTCATTCACAGCCAGAGTAAAGTTCTGGGGCAACATCAAGGGCTGTCTGTTTTTTCTAAAACACGACTGATTCCTGCAGTTCTTTCTTCCGACAGTGACTCTGTTGGAATTTAtttgttacctctgccaacaacgTTTGAGGAGGttatatgttttcacccctgtttgtttgtgaacagtctggagcccacaaattttcatatattgttatgaaatttttactgaagattcatatcctgatgagCAAGAAGTGATTTTTCAAGCTCATAGGTCAAAGtaagaaaaatcatttttaatgtTGAAcgtattttcaaaaattcataactctgtcaaaaaagatcaaatttctttcatatttgacagtatTATGTAGGATGTATTCTTTATCTTTACCGATgaggtttgatccagatctgatccagattacagattttgtggccatttaaatttaacattgaaaaccccatttaatgtaaatTTAACATTATATCTtattcaaacatgccccaatcactctcgtatttgaaagtgaggtgcagactgacacgctCAATAAATAGATCAAGTTTGATCTGCGtctgatctgtattgtggatttagtggatatttgattttaacattgaaaagcctttttgatctatatattttatattatagcttatgaaaagccacttataACAGGACTTTGCCTTTGAAATTTTTTtataaggtaaaattttgtggaattgaaaactagtgttggcagaggtttgcgctctaagagtgcggtgctctagttttttcTGTTTTGAGCGGAAAGAACAGCTGAGACTGGACCGAAACCTCACCTGTGGCACCTATCcaccatgtacagtagtgttcagaataatagtagtgctatgtgactaaaaagattaatccaggttttgagtatatttcttattgttacatgggaaacaaggtaccagtagattcagtagattctcacaaatccaacaagaccaagcattcatgatatgcacactcttaaggctatgaaattgggctgttagtaaaaaaaaagtagaaaaggaggtgttcacaataatagtagcatctgctgttgatgctacaaactcaaaacttatattcaaactgcttttttagcaatcctgtgaatcactaaactagtatttagttgcataaccacagtttttcatgatttcatcacatctgcgaggcattaattttgttggtttggaaccaagattttgcttgtttactactgtgcttggggtcactgtcttgttgaaacacccatttcaagggcatgtcctcttcagcataaggcaacatgacctcttcaagtattctgacatatccaaactgatccatgatacctggtatgcgatatataggcccaacaccatagtaggagaaacatgcccatatcatgatgcttgcaccaccatgcttcactgtcttcactgtgaactgtggcttgaattcagagtttgggggtcgtctcacaaactgtctgcggcccttcgacccaaaaaagaacaattttactctcatcagtccacaaaatattcctccatttctctttaggccagttgatgtgttctttggcaaattgtaacctcttctgcacatgtcttttatttaacagagggagtttgcgggggattcttgcaaataaattagcttcacacagatgtcttctgtcacagcacttacaggtaactccagactgtctctgatcatactggagctgatcaatgagtgagcctttgccattctggttattcttctatccattttgatggttgttttccattttcttccacacatctctgttttttttggtccattttaaagcattggagatcactgtagataaacagcctataattttttgcacctgcgtataggttttcccctctccaatcaactttttaatcaaactacgctgttcttctgaacaatgtcttgaacgtcccattttcctcaggctttcaaagtgaaaagcatgttcaacaggtgctggtttcatccttaaatgggggacacctgattcacacctgtttgttacacaaaattgacgaactcactgactgaatgccacactactattattgtgaacacccccgtttctgtgttttttttgtttgttttttttttactaatagcccaatttcatagccttaagaatgtgcatatcatgaatgcttggtcttgttggatttgtgagaatctactgaatctactggtaccttgattcccatgtaacaataagaaatatactcaaaacctggattaatctttttagtcacatagcactactattattctgaacactactgtacaagctGTTTTACCGACCCCCTGACTTTACATCGGGCAGAGCCACAGCTGTTAAGTTCACCACAGGTGGATACAATTGTACTGGTCTGAACCACATTTGGTTGTACCACATTTTTATCAATGTTCCCTGCCCAAGAAGAGATAGCAGCTTATTGTATGAGTTAAACACAGTATAAGTGGTCACTAGAAGTCAAttctgcaaccaggttttggaaAAAGTGATCATGAGGTCATTCTTTTCATACAGAATAAACACAATAATGCAGGAATGCAGGAAGTCCCGATAACAAGGGATGTGATGTGACAATCGACCTAATTTGAAGCTGTGCTGCAAGATGCACCCAAAAGAATGTGGGGAATTAAATGTAGATTTATCACAACATAGTGGAAGTATTATGTTCATCTTAATCAATCTCGTCATTGACAGGGTTTGAAGAATGTTACAGATACTGTAAAAGCTAAATGtcagagacagaaccagattatcATCAACATTTAATCAACTTTTCCCTGAACAAATGTCCATCTAGACACCAATTTTTTCAGACCATCCTCAACTTTAGAGGTAGTTATACTCAAACAGAGACCAATAGACAAACAGAGACAGCAGCGATCAAATAAACTCTGCTGTTCCTCTGGACGCGAATGAGGTCACAAATATACCATAATCGCCGCCAAACGTATTCGAACAACACGTCCAGTTCATTTGTCTTTGCTGTACACTGAAAACAGGGTTTAAAACCAAAAGGTGAATGAATAGTGTATGAGAAGACAGGTTTGAATGTCAGCTTTCATGTCCTGTACTTTAAATCCTGATCTGTTAAACAACATAGAAATTAGCACCTTTTACATCAGACCACCTAAAAATTTTGGGTGAGCAAAAATACGGAAACAAATTAAAGCATTATAGTATAAAtatttcattttgtattttttgctGAACTTAACAGCACCAACCTGCAACTCAATGATGCCAAAttcttcttttgttcttctttttcATGCACCCTTTTTAAAATGGTTTCACAGGGCCTCTTCCCTATAATGCTGCTTATTTTGATTAATGTCTGGTGACTGACTTGGCTGGTCTCAAACCTTCCACTTACAGTGTGATGATGAACTTAGAAGCATTTCTAGATGCACTGATAGAAATAAAATGTTCCTGTGGACTTTTGAATGCACTCTCCACCAATTATCAATGTACTGAAGTTTTTGCGAACCCTAAAATTGGGTGGTCAACTAAAGTTGGGATGAtttgaaaaattaaaacaaaaaaaaaactgcagtgatcCTTTCATTTATTTTAACTTCTATTTCAtttcagacagtatgaaccaaagacATTTCATATTTTGTGTAGTTAAAGCCATTTCATTTGTTAAAGGTTTCATTTGAAATTATGTTTTCATTTCCATCGTCTGATCTAAAACCAAAATGTCTACAGCGTATCACAGACAAATAAACTGTCCTTGTCATTCCAATACTTTCAATGGAAATGTATCCTACAAGTGAACAAAACTAATGTGAAAAAGAGCCAGTTGAATTACTGCAAGAATCTAAATCAAATATCTAAAACATGCCTCACTTTGTAGAAAACAACTACGTTTATACTGCAAACTAATTAGAACTTCAATGGCCTTGCCCCCCTCTCCCCCAATCCTGAATAATATCCAAATTTATGAGTGACCCCCAGTAATACAAAACATTGTCATCGCTGTGTTCGGAGTCCACAGAGTGCAAAGACAGGGATGGACTGAGACATGTTACCGACACAGCATGTTGCATCGCTGCAACATGCATGTGAGGCGTCTCACTTCCTGACCTCACGTGCAggttttctctttgcagcacgtcTATTGGCTCTGTGGCTGCGGATgctgcaaaacaaacaaatgcatttgATCATTcgactaactttttttttaaataatgagtTAAAACACTTTAAATTTAAAAAGGATGTAAATTATTTGCATTTCTGAAGAAGTAGCAgcttttttattgcacatttttattCTGACTATTATCACTGATGCTGTGATGCTATAAATTTAGTTTTCACAATGTTCAGGACTAGTTCACccaagtggcatgaaattaatgcgtgcctgaaattttaaacatttcaaaattttctttgcacactggcatgcAAGCGCACACAGTTCACACAGTTAATATTTGTAGTACAATGCTCAGACATGCTCATGCTAACATTACCATTAGCACTAACGTTAGCATGACTGTGTTTTCAGCAAACGTGAATGATTAACTCCATTATGAATCGCTGCTTCATAGTGTTCACTTTAAAGCCTTTGTCAGGTTGTCAACCACAGTTTTAAAATAAACTTGAAACTTACAAATAATTCAAATTAAGCACAGTGTTAGAATCAGTGGATCAAGTCGCGTACTTCTGCTAGTTTTCTATAAAAAGGTACAGACAACATGCCAGTCTAACTGCATTTATAGTTGCAAAGCTGAGAAGTGTATTTTGAGAGATATTTTACATTTGCATACAAAGGTTATAATCAGAACTGAAATTAAAGTAGCTGTATTTCAGAAGCTAAAATAAATTGACATTTTCAATATTGGACTTGTAGTTTTGACAAAATAACACGGACCTTTCTTCGATTTGAAACACtgatcaacaaatcaacatctgccAGTTACATGTTCCAATATTTTTGCCTGCAACAAAATTGGGTAGTTTTGTTGTTAATTAATTATGAATACatgtgtatttatttgttcaaaggTTGGTATACTCACGTAGCTATCCTTGGCTGATTAGGTGGTTTACAGTTGGGGGTGTAGGTTTCACTATGAGCCATTAAGTAATACTTGAGTTGTTCGTCCATGCTCATAGCTCTCCactaaagacaaaaacaaactgtCAGCATGCACACAATGACACAATGGCAGCCCATCTACTGCACACATTAACGAGTACCGCAGCCTCTGCACACCCATAAAATACAAAGTTACCCAAGCCTTAGCAATGTTCAGTCATACAGGTCCAGGTTTCAATGTAGCTAACTTAACTTTGCTAtgttacaaaattaaaaaaaatcactttgaaTAAAAGCATAAAACATCAATGAGATGTCAACACTGACACCTGCATACAGGAGTGTACATACTGACCTTCCTTCCCAATATTTGGTTGACAGTGGGACTATTTTTCACACGGTGGCCTGCGACAACATCGGACCTGTGCTCCCTCGCAAAGAACGCAAAGGCGTTGGGCGACCTTTGAACAAACACCCTGCTGGGGTCTACTGTATGCTGCTGGGTTTCCTGCATGTTGTTTCTATTGGAACACATGAAAACAGAGAAGGAGCTCATTAGTATTTGGTAACATTGTATAGTTTTGGTGGTTGCCAACTAGTGGgctcaggaaaaaacaaaacaccaaatgcTTCATGAGGCCTCATTTGGCCATCACTAGCAACAATTTGATGTCTGTGGTGCCAGGTGTCTTTAGAAGATCTTGTGTTGGACACAAAGTCAAACGTTCAGTACCAAAGGATCAACGGGAGACTCAAGGTGAGCAATAACACTTGCATTGTGAAAGAACATCACATATGACATTTTGGATATGTGGCACAGTTCTCTGAGCATGACCCACTATGCACTGTTGAGGAGCACAGCGGCTGCAGAAAGCCAAGTGGATGCCTATATTTCACCTGGGTGTGGTTAAGAAATTGGTCAGgatagactggttgtctgccaaGGAGGCTGCAACCACGGGCCCGAGGTGGTACCATAGTGTGGTGAATGCGGTGATATGTGGCTGCAGCACATGCTAACCTATATTAATAAAGTGCTACCTTTTCTTATGTTATCTTCAGCATGAGCACACTTACCTTAACAGAGAAGAATTCACTGGAAGAGTGGAAGAGTGAGATCTGCTTGCAGCATTCACATGCAGAGGGTTGCCAGAGCTACATTCATAAAGAATGGCAGAGATACAAATCGTGAGAATACTTTTACAGGAGTAAAAGTATGTAAATTACTTGGTAGGCATATGATTTATTGATTTTGGATACTGATTCCATATGTACTAAGAACTAACtaagagtttttgtttgtttgtttgtgggctTGTTTTTgctaagacagacaaacagacagacagacagacagacagacagtcggtGTCAAAAACAAAGCCTCCTTGGTGAGGTTCAAAGATCAAGGACAGGACCAAAAATGAGTTATATGGTTCAAAGATCagtatcaaagatgagtgatcaagatcaaagataagAAATCAGGATTAAAGATTAGTGGTGAGGAACACAGTCCAGGATCAAAGCTCAACAAAGAGGATCAAAGAACTCCAGAGAAGACACAGAGAGAATAACTCTAGCATAGTGAAAATGATGAGATGGAAGCAAAATATCAACAGAGACATAAACAGAAGATTGGTGGACCTTGGGAGAGGCATGAACTCTCTGGTTTTATTACACTCATACAACCAGGGTTCTATATTGTTtgagccttaatccaaaatggatgaaattatttttttcttcaaagttctacacacaatatcccataataacgatgtgaaaaaaggttttatgagatttttgcaaatgaggtacaaatctggggaaggataaagAAACAttattgctgctttgaaggtccttgatgagcacagtggcctccatcatccgtaaatgaaagaagttcagatccaccaggactcttcctagagctggccgcatgtctaaactgagtgatcaggggagaagggccttattaAGGGAGTGACCAAGAAtccgatgatcactctgtcagagctccagcgttcctctgtgaagagaggagaacattccagaaggacaaccatctcagcagcaatccgccaatcaggcctgtatggtagagtggccagacggaagccactccttagtaaaaggcacatggcagccaacctggagtttgacaaaaggcacctgaaggactctaagaccaagagaaacaaaattctctggtctgatgagaaaaagattgaactctttggcgtgaatgccagacgtcatgtttggaggaaatcagatgccatccctacagtgaagcatggtggtggcagcatcatgctgtggagatgtttttcaggggcaggaactgggagacgagtcaggattgagagaaagatgaatgcagtaatgtacagagacatcctggatgaaaacctgctccagagtgctcttgacctcagactgagacgatggttcatctttcagcaggacaatgaccctaagcacacagccaagatatcaaaggagtggctctggCTGAGGCCCTGGCCCACATCGGCCCTGGCCCCTCACCAGGAAGAATGGAGAACTCATGTATTTGTACAGCACTACCTGAcagacaggtaagaaggttttatgtgCTGCTCTTGTTTGATGCATTGCTTCCTTGCTATGTCTCACAGCGAGGCAGCACGAACTGTTGTAAAGCGctctgagctgctgcacaaaacagaggACTTTAATGTTCACCACATTCAGTGCAGATATACTGAAAATGTGGGGATGGAAATACCAGCATGTGTACCAAATGTATTATACCCGCATAATACTGTGGTGGCCCTACACATGGCATGATTGAAGATGTAGAAATTGTCCAGCCCTCCACATATGAATGAAGTAACTCAAAAATATTtgatccaatttggaccaaactggGTGGAATTACTGAGGGTCAGCCAATGACAAAG is a window of Thalassophryne amazonica chromosome 17, fThaAma1.1, whole genome shotgun sequence DNA encoding:
- the LOC117529675 gene encoding lymphoid enhancer-binding factor 1-like isoform X1, whose amino-acid sequence is MSSFSVFMCSNRNNMQETQQHTVDPSRVFVQRSPNAFAFFAREHRSDVVAGHRVKNSPTVNQILGRKWRAMSMDEQLKYYLMAHSETYTPNCKPPNQPRIATIRSHRANRRAAKRKPAREVRK
- the LOC117529675 gene encoding lymphoid enhancer-binding factor 1-like isoform X2; translation: MSSFSVFMCSNRNNMQETQQHTVDPSRVFVQRSPNAFAFFAREHRSDVVAGHRVKNSPTVNQILGRKWRAMSMDEQLKYYLMAHSETYTPNCKPPNQPQPQSQ